AAGGTGGGAAATTGAAGTTTTTTTCAGGGATATTAAGCAGCTACTCCACATTAAGACATTCATTGGAACTTCAAAAAACGCAGTAATGATACAGATATGGACTGCCTTGATTACAATTTTACTGTTAAAAGCAATGAAAGCATCCGCAAAATACGGATGGCATCTGTCAAATCTAGTAGCATTTATCAGATTGAATATTTTCGTCAAAATTGAATTGCAAAATTGGCTGGACAGACCTTTTGAAGATCATGACAAACCCCCAAAATATAACCCACAGGGGGTTCTTTTTCCAGATTATAAATAAATCACTTCACAATTACCTCTAAGCTAATATTCTTAGAGAAGAAAAAATTATTTAGGACAGCATTGAGAAAAAATCAAGAATTATGATGACCTGAACAGTCTGTTCTTTAAAGTTTTGGCAAAAAAGCATAAGGATAGATCGGAAGAGGTCAAAAAGATTTTTGGGAATGTTCCCTATCTCAACAGCTCACTTTTTGAGCCGACAGATATGGAACATGATACCCTGTTTATTTCCAATCTTCGGGATGAAAAAGCCATACCCATCATTTCTTCTACGGTCCTAAAGAATGAACAAGGAAAAAGGCGTACTGGAAGCTTATCCACCTTGGAGTATTTGTTTGAATTCCTGAATGCCTACGATTTCAGCTCCGAAGGTTCAGAAGATATCCAAGAGGATAACAAAACCTTGATAAATGCCTCTGTTTTGGGCCTTATCTTCGAGAAAATCAATGGCTATAAGGATGGATCCATTTTCACACCCGGTTTCATTACCATGTACATGTGTGGAACCACCATTAGGAAGGCGGTGGTTCAAAAATTCAATGAAGCCAAAGGTTGGAATTGCCAAAGCTTCGAAGAACTGAAAGAGGATATTCAAGAAGAAATCCGGTCCGGAAATAGAAAGGAAGTCAGAAGAATTGCCAATCAAATTATCAATAGCCTTAAGATAGTGGACCCAGCGGTAGGTTCAGGGCATTTTTTGGTTTCTGCATTAAATGAGTTAATCGCAATCAAGAGCGAATTAACCCAGATTGCAGCTATCCGCCTGTAAGTAGCTGTAATCTGGGTATTTCTGTTTTTTTGAGTTCAAGTTTGTGTACTACGGATTTTCTTTTTGTAAACGGTTGGTATTTGGTCTGAAGGATGTCGTAGATTTCTTTTAGGTTTTTGTTTGGAACTGTACACTTGCGTGTGGTAATGACTTTATCATAGGTGTTTTTCCCTGAAGTAGTGATGGCCTTTTGTGTGTTTCCTATTCTCACTATTTCACCCCAGCAGCTTTTTATTCCCTTCTGCTTGAGCTGGTACCTCACTGTATTGACTATCCAATATGCAAGGATTCCCAGATGTAGATGTGCCATGGTGGCATCATCGTTTTTATGGTAAATCGGTCTAAGATCCAGATCGGTTTTTAGTGTACGGAAGGCATTCTCTATTTCCCTGATAGTGTTATAGATATTCCAGATGATGTACTCCTCCTGCACGTTCAGGTTTGTCCGTAAAAAATAGATGCCCAGATTATCAGCTTTTGCCTGCTCCCGTTCCGGGTTTTTCTTCCATGACATTGCTGTCGCCTGTTCTGTTTTAGGGTCACTTTCAACAGTGATCTCATAATAATACTGGACTGATGGATACTTTTCTTTGGCCCTCCCGATGCGCTGGTGGACTTTATCGGTTTTTTTCACTCCTCCCTTGCTGTTGAGGGCATGCTGTATTTTTTGCAGTTCCTGTTCAAACCTTTGTTCGAACTGTAGCTTCATGCCTTCCTCTTTCTTCTCTTTGGAAGGGCTTTTGACTTCCAAATAATAGTCTGTGTTTTTTTCTGTGGACACGGCTCTGAGTCTGATGTTCTGCTTTGATTTTGTTTCCAGCAGAGTTGTAAGCCTGTCGGGCACATAGCTATAATCCTTGAGTTTTGTCCTGCTTACACAGAGGTAGCTGTATCCTTTGCTCTGGATAAGATGCAGGTTTTCTTCGGTGGCTATGCCTGCATCGAGTACCACTACCGCAGGTCCTGTACAGGTGTGGACGGAAAGCTTTTCAATCATTGCAGCAAGTGTGTTGCAGTCTGCTATGTTTCCTTCCAGGATAGAGGAGTACTTGATAAACCCTTCCACATTCACTACCAGTGCCAGCACAACAAGTTTTGCGTCTTTTCTTTTTTCCTTGCTCCTCCCGTATTGTGCCAGCTTACTGTTCGGTTTTTCTCCCTCAAAGTAGGTGTTGGTCAGATCATAAAGGATGATCTTATCCTGTAGATCAAAGAGTTCATTGGTACGTTTGGAAAGGTGCTTTTCGAGTGAATCTTTGACTTTGTATAGCTCAAGCGCACTTTTGTACAGCTTGTCCTTGGTTATTTTATCCATATCATAGCCCGTAAGCTCACAGACTGCCGAGTTTTCCTTTATCCAACGGACAGTTTTGAGTTCGGAAGCGGGGTATACCGCACGGGATACAACCTGTGTGGCTGCAAGACTTGCATCTTCGGCGCTGAATCCCGCCGAAAGTAATAAAGGTGTAAGCTGCAGCTTCTCCCATGTCTGGAAAGCAATATTCTCTGCTCCTATTTCTCTGGCATTACTGTGCTGGATGGTATCCATATCCACCATCCGTGACAGTTGCTGTTCCGATTTGATATCCAGCTTCTTGGAAGACACGATCCGACTCCAGAAGTCTTCAACATAGCGTCTGACGATTGGATCTTCCTCCAGGTCAAAAAGAGAAGCCTTGTGCTCATACTTCTCAGTAAGGTGTTTCTGTATTTTGTTGAGCTGCTCGGGCGCAGCATCCTCCATGAAACCTATATTCAGGATAGTGCGATGACACACCCTGTTGTCAGCATTACGGTAACTTTCCACCAGCCGGTAGTATCCGCTGAGTCTTCCCGAATCGGGATGTTTACGTAAAGAGAACTTGAAATACATGGTGTAAAGTACTGGTATTGAACCCCAAGATGCAATACCCCTTGTGTACTACAAACCAAAAAATGGCATTATACAGCCCGTAGAAAAAAAATCACGTAGGGGGGTACGGGTAATCGGAGCTAAAAAAAAGAAAATTTCCCGAAATTTTCTTTTTTAACCCCTA
This Cecembia calidifontis DNA region includes the following protein-coding sequences:
- a CDS encoding IS1634 family transposase, which produces MYFKFSLRKHPDSGRLSGYYRLVESYRNADNRVCHRTILNIGFMEDAAPEQLNKIQKHLTEKYEHKASLFDLEEDPIVRRYVEDFWSRIVSSKKLDIKSEQQLSRMVDMDTIQHSNAREIGAENIAFQTWEKLQLTPLLLSAGFSAEDASLAATQVVSRAVYPASELKTVRWIKENSAVCELTGYDMDKITKDKLYKSALELYKVKDSLEKHLSKRTNELFDLQDKIILYDLTNTYFEGEKPNSKLAQYGRSKEKRKDAKLVVLALVVNVEGFIKYSSILEGNIADCNTLAAMIEKLSVHTCTGPAVVVLDAGIATEENLHLIQSKGYSYLCVSRTKLKDYSYVPDRLTTLLETKSKQNIRLRAVSTEKNTDYYLEVKSPSKEKKEEGMKLQFEQRFEQELQKIQHALNSKGGVKKTDKVHQRIGRAKEKYPSVQYYYEITVESDPKTEQATAMSWKKNPEREQAKADNLGIYFLRTNLNVQEEYIIWNIYNTIREIENAFRTLKTDLDLRPIYHKNDDATMAHLHLGILAYWIVNTVRYQLKQKGIKSCWGEIVRIGNTQKAITTSGKNTYDKVITTRKCTVPNKNLKEIYDILQTKYQPFTKRKSVVHKLELKKTEIPRLQLLTGG